One region of Tachysurus fulvidraco isolate hzauxx_2018 chromosome 9, HZAU_PFXX_2.0, whole genome shotgun sequence genomic DNA includes:
- the npffr1l2 gene encoding neuropeptide FF receptor 1 like 2 yields the protein MNSLDIWDSMPLAFTEPEVLSDRSELYMNSSLLNTSTSNTTNLTSMTYYPYYQHSLPVAASLTIAYLFIFLLCMVGNGLVCLIVLENRRMRTVTNLFIFNLAVSDLLVGVFCIPTTLVDNLITGWPFSNMVCKLSGLVQGMSVAASVFTLVAIAVDRFRCIVYPFQPKLTLLVAKVTIAMIWVLALVIMCPSAVMLTVEHVKDHFMVHNNYNQTYPLLSCFENWGDPHMRKVYTTILFAHIYLIPLTIITLMYGRIGIKLYTTSVISVNEQPESGGGQNAARPLISHKKIKVIKMLIMVALLFTLSWLPLWILMLLTDYGGLEQEELELLSGYVFPFAHWLAFSNSSVNPIIYGYYNENFKRGFQAVCRTHSFCCCCFILPTGSRRVHRPGREGQRETVGNSNTLAFGARNRVYTDGNLKNCRPSMDEEHKRGGCRLSSSASMDDARSEMAIQTKGVASQKGLQMEDLEKISPIGITVSQAWDQ from the exons ATGAATTCTCTGGATATCTGGGACAGCATGCCTTTGGCATTCACAGAACCCGAGGTGTTATCAGACCGGTCGGAACTCTATATGAATTCAAGTCTTTTAAACACCTCCACCAGCAACACCACCAACCTCACCAGCATGACCTACTACCCATACTACCAGCACTCTCTGCCTGTGGCAGCCAGCCTGACCATAGCCTACCTATTCATCTTCCTGCTCTGCATGGTAGGAAATGGCCTGGTGTGCCTCATCGTGTTGGAGAACCGGCGCATGAGAACAGTCACCAACCTGTTCATCTTTAATCTGGCGGTGAGCGACCTGCTGGTGGGGGTTTTCTGCATCCCGACTACGCTGGTGGATAATCTAATCACAG GTTGGCCCTTCTCCAACAtggtgtgtaagctgagtggcTTAGTGCAGGGAATGTCCGTCGCAGCCTCCGTCTTCACTCTAGTCGCCATCGCTGTGGACAG GTTTCGCTGCATCGTCTACCCTTTCCAGCCTAAACTGACCTTGCTGGTTGCCAAGGTGACAATAGCAATGATTTGGGTGCTGGCATTGGTGATTATGTGCCCTTCTGCAGTGATGTTGACTGTGGAGCATGTCAAGGATCACTTTATGGTGCACAACAACTACAACCAGACATACCCACTCTTGTCTTGCTTTGAGAACTGGGGTGACCCCCACATGAGGAAAGTCTACACCACAATCCTGTTTGCCCACATTTACCTGATCCCACTCACGATAATCACGCTTATGTACGGGCGCATCGGCATCAAGCTCTACACCACATCCGTCATTTCCGTGAACGAGCAGCCAGAAAGTGGTGGGGGTCAGAACGCTGCCAGGCCGTTGATCTCGCACAAAAAGATCAAAGTGATCAAAATGTTGATTATGGTGGCCCTTCTTTTTACACTCTCCTGGCTACCCTTATGGATCCTCATGCTCCTGACAGATTACGGAGGTCTGGAGCAGGAGGAACTCGAGCTCCTCTCTGGCTACGTGTTTCCATTTGCACACTGGCTAGCTTTCTCAAATTCCAGCGTCAACCCCATCATCTATGGCTACTACAACGAAAACTTCAAGCGAGGCTTCCAGGCTGTCTGCAGGACCCATTcgttctgctgctgctgttttatCCTGCCTACAGGAAGCAGAAGGGTTCACAGACCAGGCAGGGAAGGCCAGAGAGAAACAGTGGGGAACTCAAATACTCTGGCCTTTGGAGCCAGAAACAGGGTTTACACCGATGGGAACTTAAAAAACTGCAGACCCAGCATGGATGAAGAGCATAAGAGGGGCGGTTGCAGGCTCAGTAGTTCTGCTAGCATGGACGATGCCAGATCCGAGATGGCCATTCAGACAAAAGGGGTTGCGAGTCAAAAAGGACTGCAAATGGAAGACCTGGAGAAGATCAGTCCCATTGGCATTACTGTGAGTCAGGCCTGGGACCAGTAG